GAGCTGACCACCGTGGCGATGCGTCGCGCCGACACCGGTGGGGGCACCGGGGTGTTCGACCTGCTGCGGCGGCTCGGCATAGCTCCGCTGCCCAACACCGCCGGTTGCCGCAGCGCTGCCGAGGCGGTGCTCACCGCGCAGCTGGCACGCGAGGCCCTGGGCACGAACTGGATCAAGCTGGAAGTCGTGATCGACGAGGACACGCTGCTGCCCGATCCGGTGGAGCTGACCGACGCAGCCGAGCAGCTGATCGACCAGGGCTTCGTGGTGCTCGCCTACACCAACGACGACCCCGCGCTCGCCACGCGGTTGGAACAGCTCGGCTGCGCGGCGGTGATGCCGCTGGGCTCGCCGATCGGGACGGGGCTGGGCATTCGCAACCCGCACAACATCGAGATGATCTGCTCCCGAGCTTCGGTGCCTATCGTGCTCGACGCCGGGATCGGCACCGCCTCCGACGCCGCGTTCGCCATGGAGTTGGGCTGTGACGCGGTGCTGCTGGCCTCGGCCGTCACCCGCGCGCACGATCCGGAAC
This portion of the Actinopolyspora lacussalsi genome encodes:
- a CDS encoding thiazole synthase (product_source=KO:K03149; cath_funfam=3.20.20.70; cog=COG2022; ko=KO:K03149; pfam=PF05690; superfamily=110399), which produces MDDPLVIAGYEFGSRLITGTGGAASLTALEQALIASGTELTTVAMRRADTGGGTGVFDLLRRLGIAPLPNTAGCRSAAEAVLTAQLAREALGTNWIKLEVVIDEDTLLPDPVELTDAAEQLIDQGFVVLAYTNDDPALATRLEQLGCAAVMPLGSPIGTGLGIRNPHNIEMICSRASVPIVLDAGIGTASDAAFAMELGCDAVLLASAVTRAHDPERMAAAMRSGVEAGRLAVQAGRIPRRYWAEASSPGRPME